From Macaca mulatta isolate MMU2019108-1 chromosome 1, T2T-MMU8v2.0, whole genome shotgun sequence, the proteins below share one genomic window:
- the MUTYH gene encoding adenine DNA glycosylase isoform X36, which produces MLQQTQVATVINYYTGWMQKWPTLQDLASASLEEVNQLWAGLGYYSRGRRLQEGARKVVEELGGHMPRTAETLQQLLPGVGRYTAGAIASIAFGQATGVVDGNVARVLCRVRAIGADPSSTLVSQRLWGLAQQLVDPARPGDFNQAAMELGATVCTPQRPLCSQCPVQSLCRARQRVEREQLLASRSLSGNPDVEECALNTGQCQLCLPASEPWDQTLGVVNFPRKASRKPPREESSATCVLEQPGALGGAQILLVQRPNSGLLAGLWEFPSVTWEPSEQLQRKALLQELQRWAGPLPATRLRHLGEVVHTFSHIKLTYQVYGLALEGQTPVTTVPAGARWLTQEEFHTAAVSTAMKKVFRVYQGQQPGTCKGLALSPRLECGVQWRNLGSLQALGSRHSPASASRLLGLQGSKRSQVSSPCSRKKPCMGQQVLDNFFRPHISTDASNLNSAAQ; this is translated from the exons ATGCTGCAGCAGACCCAGGTTGCCACTGTGATCAACTACTATACTGGATGGATGCAG AAGTGGCCTACACTGCAGGACCTGGCCAGTGCTTCCCTGGAG GAGGTGAATCAGCTCTGGGCTGGCCTGGGGTACTATTCTCGTGGCCGGCGGCTGCAGGAGGGAGCTCGGAAG GTCGTAGAGGAGCTAGGGGGCCACATGCCACGTACAGCAGAGACCCTGCAGCAGCTCCTGCCCGGCGTGGGGCGCTACACAGCTGGGGCCATTGCCTCTATCGCCTTTGGCCAG gcaacCGGTGTGGTGGATGGCAACGTAGCACGGGTGCTGTGCCGTGTCCGAGCCATTGGTGCTGATCCCAGCAGCACCCTTGTTTCCCAGCGGCTCTG GGGTCTAGCCCAGCAACTGGTGGACCCAGCCCGGCCAGGAGATTTCAACCAAGCAGCCATGGAGCTAGGGGCCACAGTGTGTACCCCACAGCGCCCACTGTGCAGCCAGTGCCCTGTGCAGAGCCTGTGCCGGGCACGCCAGAGA GTGGAGCGGGAACAGCTCTTAGCCTCACGGAGCCTGTCGGGCAATCCTGATGTGGAGGAGTGTG CTCTCAACACTGGACAGTGCCAGTTGTGCCTGCCTGCTTCAGAGCCCTGGGACCAGACCCTGGGAGTGGTCAACTTCCCCAGAAAGGCCAGCCGCAAGCCTCCCAGGGAGGAGAGCTCTGCTACCTGTGTTCTGGAACAGCCTGGGGCCCTTGGGGGTGCCCAAATTCTGCTGGTACAGAGGCCCAACTCAG GTCTGCTGGCAGGACTGTGGGAGTTCCCGTCCGTTACCTGGGAGCCCTCAGAGCAGCTTCAGCGCAAGGCCCTACTGCAGGAACTACAGCGTTGGGCTGGGCCCCTCCCAGCCACGCGCCTCCGGCACCTTGGGGAG GTTGTCCACACCTTCTCTCACATCAAGCTGACATATCAAGTATATGGTCTGGCCTTGGAAGGGCAGACCCCAGTGACCACCGTACCAGCAGGCGCTCGCTGGCTGACCCAGGAGGAATTTCACACCGCAGCTGTTTCCACCGCCATGAAAAAG GTTTTCCGTGTGTATCAGGGCCAACAGCCAGGGACCTGCAAG ggtctcgctctgtcacctaggctggagtgtggagttcagtggcgcaatctcggctcactgcaagctctgggttcacgccattctcctgcctcagcctcccgattgctgggactacag GGTTCCAAAAGGTCCCAGGTGTCCTCTCCGTGCAGTCGGAAAAAGCCCTGCATGGGCCAGCAAGTCCTGGATAATTTCTTTCGGCCTCACATCTCCACTGATGCATCCAACCTCAACAGTGCAGCCCAGTGA
- the MUTYH gene encoding adenine DNA glycosylase isoform X40, whose protein sequence is MRWTRTGGHMLKWPTLQDLASASLEEVNQLWAGLGYYSRGRRLQEGARKVVEELGGHMPRTAETLQQLLPGVGRYTAGAIASIAFGQATGVVDGNVARVLCRVRAIGADPSSTLVSQRLWGLAQQLVDPARPGDFNQAAMELGATVCTPQRPLCSQCPVQSLCRARQRVEREQLLASRSLSGNPDVEECALNTGQCQLCLPASEPWDQTLGVVNFPRKASRKPPREESSATCVLEQPGALGGAQILLVQRPNSGLLAGLWEFPSVTWEPSEQLQRKALLQELQRWAGPLPATRLRHLGEVVHTFSHIKLTYQVYGLALEGQTPVTTVPAGARWLTQEEFHTAAVSTAMKKVFRVYQGQQPGTCKGSKRSQVSSPCSRKKPCMGQQVLDNFFRPHISTDASNLNSAAQ, encoded by the exons ATGAGGTGGACCCGGACAGGCGGGCATATGCTG AAGTGGCCTACACTGCAGGACCTGGCCAGTGCTTCCCTGGAG GAGGTGAATCAGCTCTGGGCTGGCCTGGGGTACTATTCTCGTGGCCGGCGGCTGCAGGAGGGAGCTCGGAAG GTCGTAGAGGAGCTAGGGGGCCACATGCCACGTACAGCAGAGACCCTGCAGCAGCTCCTGCCCGGCGTGGGGCGCTACACAGCTGGGGCCATTGCCTCTATCGCCTTTGGCCAG gcaacCGGTGTGGTGGATGGCAACGTAGCACGGGTGCTGTGCCGTGTCCGAGCCATTGGTGCTGATCCCAGCAGCACCCTTGTTTCCCAGCGGCTCTG GGGTCTAGCCCAGCAACTGGTGGACCCAGCCCGGCCAGGAGATTTCAACCAAGCAGCCATGGAGCTAGGGGCCACAGTGTGTACCCCACAGCGCCCACTGTGCAGCCAGTGCCCTGTGCAGAGCCTGTGCCGGGCACGCCAGAGA GTGGAGCGGGAACAGCTCTTAGCCTCACGGAGCCTGTCGGGCAATCCTGATGTGGAGGAGTGTG CTCTCAACACTGGACAGTGCCAGTTGTGCCTGCCTGCTTCAGAGCCCTGGGACCAGACCCTGGGAGTGGTCAACTTCCCCAGAAAGGCCAGCCGCAAGCCTCCCAGGGAGGAGAGCTCTGCTACCTGTGTTCTGGAACAGCCTGGGGCCCTTGGGGGTGCCCAAATTCTGCTGGTACAGAGGCCCAACTCAG GTCTGCTGGCAGGACTGTGGGAGTTCCCGTCCGTTACCTGGGAGCCCTCAGAGCAGCTTCAGCGCAAGGCCCTACTGCAGGAACTACAGCGTTGGGCTGGGCCCCTCCCAGCCACGCGCCTCCGGCACCTTGGGGAG GTTGTCCACACCTTCTCTCACATCAAGCTGACATATCAAGTATATGGTCTGGCCTTGGAAGGGCAGACCCCAGTGACCACCGTACCAGCAGGCGCTCGCTGGCTGACCCAGGAGGAATTTCACACCGCAGCTGTTTCCACCGCCATGAAAAAG GTTTTCCGTGTGTATCAGGGCCAACAGCCAGGGACCTGCAAG GGTTCCAAAAGGTCCCAGGTGTCCTCTCCGTGCAGTCGGAAAAAGCCCTGCATGGGCCAGCAAGTCCTGGATAATTTCTTTCGGCCTCACATCTCCACTGATGCATCCAACCTCAACAGTGCAGCCCAGTGA
- the MUTYH gene encoding adenine DNA glycosylase isoform X38 has protein sequence MRWTRTGGHMLKWPTLQDLASASLEEVNQLWAGLGYYSRGRRLQEGARKVVEELGGHMPRTAETLQQLLPGVGRYTAGAIASIAFGQATGVVDGNVARVLCRVRAIGADPSSTLVSQRLWGLAQQLVDPARPGDFNQAAMELGATVCTPQRPLCSQCPVQSLCRARQRVEREQLLASRSLSGNPDVEECALNTGQCQLCLPASEPWDQTLGVVNFPRKASRKPPREESSATCVLEQPGALGGAQILLVQRPNSGLLAGLWEFPSVTWEPSEQLQRKALLQELQRWAGPLPATRLRHLGEVVHTFSHIKLTYQVYGLALEGQTPVTTVPAGARWLTQEEFHTAAVSTAMKKVFRVYQGQQPGTCKGLALSPRLECGVQWRNLGSLQALGSRHSPASASRLLGLQGSKRSQVSSPCSRKKPCMGQQVLDNFFRPHISTDASNLNSAAQ, from the exons ATGAGGTGGACCCGGACAGGCGGGCATATGCTG AAGTGGCCTACACTGCAGGACCTGGCCAGTGCTTCCCTGGAG GAGGTGAATCAGCTCTGGGCTGGCCTGGGGTACTATTCTCGTGGCCGGCGGCTGCAGGAGGGAGCTCGGAAG GTCGTAGAGGAGCTAGGGGGCCACATGCCACGTACAGCAGAGACCCTGCAGCAGCTCCTGCCCGGCGTGGGGCGCTACACAGCTGGGGCCATTGCCTCTATCGCCTTTGGCCAG gcaacCGGTGTGGTGGATGGCAACGTAGCACGGGTGCTGTGCCGTGTCCGAGCCATTGGTGCTGATCCCAGCAGCACCCTTGTTTCCCAGCGGCTCTG GGGTCTAGCCCAGCAACTGGTGGACCCAGCCCGGCCAGGAGATTTCAACCAAGCAGCCATGGAGCTAGGGGCCACAGTGTGTACCCCACAGCGCCCACTGTGCAGCCAGTGCCCTGTGCAGAGCCTGTGCCGGGCACGCCAGAGA GTGGAGCGGGAACAGCTCTTAGCCTCACGGAGCCTGTCGGGCAATCCTGATGTGGAGGAGTGTG CTCTCAACACTGGACAGTGCCAGTTGTGCCTGCCTGCTTCAGAGCCCTGGGACCAGACCCTGGGAGTGGTCAACTTCCCCAGAAAGGCCAGCCGCAAGCCTCCCAGGGAGGAGAGCTCTGCTACCTGTGTTCTGGAACAGCCTGGGGCCCTTGGGGGTGCCCAAATTCTGCTGGTACAGAGGCCCAACTCAG GTCTGCTGGCAGGACTGTGGGAGTTCCCGTCCGTTACCTGGGAGCCCTCAGAGCAGCTTCAGCGCAAGGCCCTACTGCAGGAACTACAGCGTTGGGCTGGGCCCCTCCCAGCCACGCGCCTCCGGCACCTTGGGGAG GTTGTCCACACCTTCTCTCACATCAAGCTGACATATCAAGTATATGGTCTGGCCTTGGAAGGGCAGACCCCAGTGACCACCGTACCAGCAGGCGCTCGCTGGCTGACCCAGGAGGAATTTCACACCGCAGCTGTTTCCACCGCCATGAAAAAG GTTTTCCGTGTGTATCAGGGCCAACAGCCAGGGACCTGCAAG ggtctcgctctgtcacctaggctggagtgtggagttcagtggcgcaatctcggctcactgcaagctctgggttcacgccattctcctgcctcagcctcccgattgctgggactacag GGTTCCAAAAGGTCCCAGGTGTCCTCTCCGTGCAGTCGGAAAAAGCCCTGCATGGGCCAGCAAGTCCTGGATAATTTCTTTCGGCCTCACATCTCCACTGATGCATCCAACCTCAACAGTGCAGCCCAGTGA
- the MUTYH gene encoding adenine DNA glycosylase isoform X39 yields the protein MLQQTQVATVINYYTGWMQEVNQLWAGLGYYSRGRRLQEGARKVVEELGGHMPRTAETLQQLLPGVGRYTAGAIASIAFGQATGVVDGNVARVLCRVRAIGADPSSTLVSQRLWGLAQQLVDPARPGDFNQAAMELGATVCTPQRPLCSQCPVQSLCRARQRVEREQLLASRSLSGNPDVEECALNTGQCQLCLPASEPWDQTLGVVNFPRKASRKPPREESSATCVLEQPGALGGAQILLVQRPNSGLLAGLWEFPSVTWEPSEQLQRKALLQELQRWAGPLPATRLRHLGEVVHTFSHIKLTYQVYGLALEGQTPVTTVPAGARWLTQEEFHTAAVSTAMKKVFRVYQGQQPGTCKGLALSPRLECGVQWRNLGSLQALGSRHSPASASRLLGLQGSKRSQVSSPCSRKKPCMGQQVLDNFFRPHISTDASNLNSAAQ from the exons ATGCTGCAGCAGACCCAGGTTGCCACTGTGATCAACTACTATACTGGATGGATGCAG GAGGTGAATCAGCTCTGGGCTGGCCTGGGGTACTATTCTCGTGGCCGGCGGCTGCAGGAGGGAGCTCGGAAG GTCGTAGAGGAGCTAGGGGGCCACATGCCACGTACAGCAGAGACCCTGCAGCAGCTCCTGCCCGGCGTGGGGCGCTACACAGCTGGGGCCATTGCCTCTATCGCCTTTGGCCAG gcaacCGGTGTGGTGGATGGCAACGTAGCACGGGTGCTGTGCCGTGTCCGAGCCATTGGTGCTGATCCCAGCAGCACCCTTGTTTCCCAGCGGCTCTG GGGTCTAGCCCAGCAACTGGTGGACCCAGCCCGGCCAGGAGATTTCAACCAAGCAGCCATGGAGCTAGGGGCCACAGTGTGTACCCCACAGCGCCCACTGTGCAGCCAGTGCCCTGTGCAGAGCCTGTGCCGGGCACGCCAGAGA GTGGAGCGGGAACAGCTCTTAGCCTCACGGAGCCTGTCGGGCAATCCTGATGTGGAGGAGTGTG CTCTCAACACTGGACAGTGCCAGTTGTGCCTGCCTGCTTCAGAGCCCTGGGACCAGACCCTGGGAGTGGTCAACTTCCCCAGAAAGGCCAGCCGCAAGCCTCCCAGGGAGGAGAGCTCTGCTACCTGTGTTCTGGAACAGCCTGGGGCCCTTGGGGGTGCCCAAATTCTGCTGGTACAGAGGCCCAACTCAG GTCTGCTGGCAGGACTGTGGGAGTTCCCGTCCGTTACCTGGGAGCCCTCAGAGCAGCTTCAGCGCAAGGCCCTACTGCAGGAACTACAGCGTTGGGCTGGGCCCCTCCCAGCCACGCGCCTCCGGCACCTTGGGGAG GTTGTCCACACCTTCTCTCACATCAAGCTGACATATCAAGTATATGGTCTGGCCTTGGAAGGGCAGACCCCAGTGACCACCGTACCAGCAGGCGCTCGCTGGCTGACCCAGGAGGAATTTCACACCGCAGCTGTTTCCACCGCCATGAAAAAG GTTTTCCGTGTGTATCAGGGCCAACAGCCAGGGACCTGCAAG ggtctcgctctgtcacctaggctggagtgtggagttcagtggcgcaatctcggctcactgcaagctctgggttcacgccattctcctgcctcagcctcccgattgctgggactacag GGTTCCAAAAGGTCCCAGGTGTCCTCTCCGTGCAGTCGGAAAAAGCCCTGCATGGGCCAGCAAGTCCTGGATAATTTCTTTCGGCCTCACATCTCCACTGATGCATCCAACCTCAACAGTGCAGCCCAGTGA
- the MUTYH gene encoding adenine DNA glycosylase isoform X37: protein MLRATVRPSLLLVMAEDEVDPDRRAYAVWVSEVMLQQTQVATVINYYTGWMQKWPTLQDLASASLEEVNQLWAGLGYYSRGRRLQEGARKVVEELGGHMPRTAETLQQLLPGVGRYTAGAIASIAFGQATGVVDGNVARVLCRVRAIGADPSSTLVSQRLWGLAQQLVDPARPGDFNQAAMELGATVCTPQRPLCSQCPVQSLCRARQRVEREQLLASRSLSGNPDVEECALNTGQCQLCLPASEPWDQTLGVVNFPRKASRKPPREESSATCVLEQPGALGGAQILLVQRPNSGLLAGLWEFPSVTWEPSEQLQRKALLQELQRWAGPLPATRLRHLGEVVHTFSHIKLTYQVYGLALEGQTPVTTVPAGARWLTQEEFHTAAVSTAMKKVFRVYQGQQPGTCKGSKRSQVSSPCSRKKPCMGQQVLDNFFRPHISTDASNLNSAAQ, encoded by the exons ATGCTAAGAGCAACAGTCAGGCCAAGCCTTCTGCTTGTGATG GCAGAAGATGAGGTGGACCCGGACAGGCGGGCATATGCTG TGTGGGTCTCAGAGGTCATGCTGCAGCAGACCCAGGTTGCCACTGTGATCAACTACTATACTGGATGGATGCAG AAGTGGCCTACACTGCAGGACCTGGCCAGTGCTTCCCTGGAG GAGGTGAATCAGCTCTGGGCTGGCCTGGGGTACTATTCTCGTGGCCGGCGGCTGCAGGAGGGAGCTCGGAAG GTCGTAGAGGAGCTAGGGGGCCACATGCCACGTACAGCAGAGACCCTGCAGCAGCTCCTGCCCGGCGTGGGGCGCTACACAGCTGGGGCCATTGCCTCTATCGCCTTTGGCCAG gcaacCGGTGTGGTGGATGGCAACGTAGCACGGGTGCTGTGCCGTGTCCGAGCCATTGGTGCTGATCCCAGCAGCACCCTTGTTTCCCAGCGGCTCTG GGGTCTAGCCCAGCAACTGGTGGACCCAGCCCGGCCAGGAGATTTCAACCAAGCAGCCATGGAGCTAGGGGCCACAGTGTGTACCCCACAGCGCCCACTGTGCAGCCAGTGCCCTGTGCAGAGCCTGTGCCGGGCACGCCAGAGA GTGGAGCGGGAACAGCTCTTAGCCTCACGGAGCCTGTCGGGCAATCCTGATGTGGAGGAGTGTG CTCTCAACACTGGACAGTGCCAGTTGTGCCTGCCTGCTTCAGAGCCCTGGGACCAGACCCTGGGAGTGGTCAACTTCCCCAGAAAGGCCAGCCGCAAGCCTCCCAGGGAGGAGAGCTCTGCTACCTGTGTTCTGGAACAGCCTGGGGCCCTTGGGGGTGCCCAAATTCTGCTGGTACAGAGGCCCAACTCAG GTCTGCTGGCAGGACTGTGGGAGTTCCCGTCCGTTACCTGGGAGCCCTCAGAGCAGCTTCAGCGCAAGGCCCTACTGCAGGAACTACAGCGTTGGGCTGGGCCCCTCCCAGCCACGCGCCTCCGGCACCTTGGGGAG GTTGTCCACACCTTCTCTCACATCAAGCTGACATATCAAGTATATGGTCTGGCCTTGGAAGGGCAGACCCCAGTGACCACCGTACCAGCAGGCGCTCGCTGGCTGACCCAGGAGGAATTTCACACCGCAGCTGTTTCCACCGCCATGAAAAAG GTTTTCCGTGTGTATCAGGGCCAACAGCCAGGGACCTGCAAG GGTTCCAAAAGGTCCCAGGTGTCCTCTCCGTGCAGTCGGAAAAAGCCCTGCATGGGCCAGCAAGTCCTGGATAATTTCTTTCGGCCTCACATCTCCACTGATGCATCCAACCTCAACAGTGCAGCCCAGTGA